In a single window of the Gossypium hirsutum isolate 1008001.06 chromosome D02, Gossypium_hirsutum_v2.1, whole genome shotgun sequence genome:
- the LOC107909004 gene encoding phytochrome-associated serine/threonine-protein phosphatase yields MDLDQWISKVKEGQHLLEDELQLLCEYVKEILIEESNVQPVNSPVTVCGDIHGQFHDLMKLFQTGGHVPDTNYIFMGDFVDRGYNSLEVFTILLLLKARYPANITLLRGNHESRQLTQVYGFYDECQRKYGNANAWRYCTDVFDYLTLSAIIDGTVLCVHGGLSPDIRTIDQIRVIDRNCEIPHEGPFCDLMWSDPEDIETWAVSPRGAGWLFGSRVTSEFNHINKLDLVCRAHQLVQEGLKYMFQDKGLVTVWSAPNYCYRCGNVASILSFNENMERDVKFFTETEENNQMRGPRTGVPYFL; encoded by the exons ATGGATTTGGATCAATGGATATCGAAGGTTAAAGAAGGCCAGCATCTTTTGGAAGACGAGCTTCAGCTACTTTGCGAATAT GTAAAAGAAATCCTCATCGAGGAGTCAAATGTGCAACCTGTCAACAGTCCAGTAACCGTCTGTGGTGATATCCATGGCCAGTTCCATGATCTAATGAAGCTTTTTCAGACAGGAGGTCATGTACCGGATacaaattacatttttatg GGAGATTTTGTTGATCGAGGTTATAATAGTCTTGAAGTTTTCACTATTCTTTTGCTTCTCAAGGCAAG GTATCCTGCTAATATCACGCTCTTGCGGGGGAATCATGAAAGCAGACAACTAACTCAG GTTTACGGCTTCTATGATGAGTGCCAGAGAAAGTATGGAAATGCTAATGCATGGCGGTATTGTACAGATGTTTTTGACTATCTTACACTTTCAGCAATTATAGATGGGACT GTACTTTGTGTACACGGTGGCCTTTCTCCTGACATTCGAACAATTGATCAG ATAAGGGTAATTGACCGAAACTGTGAAATCCCTCATGAAGGCCCATTCTGTGATCTCATGTGGAGTGATCCTGAAGATATTGAAACATGGGCAGTCAGTCCACGTGGAGCAGGTTGGCTATTTGGGTCCAGGGTCACATCTGAG TTCAACCACATAAACAAGCTTGATCTTGTTTGTCGAGCTCACCAACTTGTGCAAGAAGGTCTTAAGTATATGTTTCAAGATAAAGGCCTAGTAACA GTGTGGTCTGCCCCGAATTACTGTTACCGTTGTGGGAATGTAGCTTCTATACTGAgcttcaatgagaacatg GAGAGAGACGTAAAGTTCTTCACTGAAACAGAAGAGAATAACCAGATGCGAGGGCCGAGGACTGGAGTTCCTTACTTCTTGTAA
- the LOC107909000 gene encoding uncharacterized protein — MASIASSSSSSSSSSSSFTFTASSPFLSRPKLGTHPFPPALLSIPRLTPRKTPNLSLSLTTAAATSKSGGENAVPSKNPKETKKEVVEEEEVEVEEELPWIQEKALDLVEFTGSVTQAIPGPRVGTSSLPWILAVPLAYAGITFVIAFVKTVKKFTSPRHQRKKLVNKNAMLCKSIDELFQQGSDAVDNSALKGLVQKTGFSVEEILRKYIRYSLNEKPWSADLISSLIQLRKASMLDDSQIAEILNDISRRIVREKGPVVMDMSGFTEKGFKRKLAVQGLFGKVLYLSELLEFCSRDSSLIVKEIFGVTDEDADKLRLHTFSEAGDMDSLEKMVDGSNSEDSHEDSADAV, encoded by the exons ATGGCCTCCATtgcttcatcatcatcatcatcatcatcatcatcttcttcttttacCTTCACCGCTTCCTCCCCATTCCTCTCTCGTCCCAAACTTGGTACCCATCCCTTCCCTCCTGCTCTCTTGTCAATCCCTCGTTTGAccccaagaaaaacacccaaCTTATCCCTATCTCTCACCACTGCGGCGGCGACCTCCAAGTCCGGCGGCGAAAATGCGGTCCCCTCGAAAAACCCAAAAGAGACCAAGAAAGAAGTAGTTGAAGAAGAGGAAGTGGAGGTGGAGGAGGAACTGCCCTGGATTCAAGAGAAGGCATTGGACCTTGTTGAGTTCACTGGTTCTGTTACTCAAGCCATCCCTGGACCCAGAGTCGGCACAAGCTCTTTGCCTTGGATTCTTGCTGTTCCTTTGGCTTATGCTGGTATCACTTTTGTCATTGCTTTTGTCAAAACCGTTAAGAAATTCACTTCTCCCAGGCACCAAAGAAAGAAATTG GTTAATAAAAATGCAATGCTTTGCAAATCCATCGATGAGTTGTTTCAGCAAGGAAGTGATGCAGTAGATAATTCAGCATTGAAGGGATTAGTGCAAAAG ACAGGTTTTAGTGTGGAGGAGATTCTGCGCAAGTATATTAGGTATTCGTTGAATGAGAAGCCATGGAGTGCAGATTTGATTTCCAGCTTGATCCAGCTCAGGAAAGCTTCAATGCTTGATGATTCTcagattgctgaaattttaaatgATATCTCAAGACGGATCGTGCGCGAAAAAG GCCCAGTTGTCATGGACATGTCAGGGTTTACAGAAAAGGGATTTAAGAGGAAACTTGCCGTGCAGGGCCTTTTTGGGAAGGTTTTATATCTATCTGAG TTGCTGGAGTTCTGCTCAAGGGATAGCTCCTTGATTGTGAAGGAAATATTCGGGGTTACAGA TGAGGACGCGGACAAGCTCCGGCTACACACTTTCTCCGAAGCTGGGGATATGGATTCGCTTGAGAAGATGGTTGACGGTTCCAATTCCGAAGATTCCCATGAAGATTCAGCTGATGCTGTTTGA